One Thamnophis elegans isolate rThaEle1 chromosome 2, rThaEle1.pri, whole genome shotgun sequence genomic window, AGAGTCATTATACCCCTGACAACTTCTCATTCAGTTTCTGTGATAGTGTAACAGTGTAGCTAATCCAGATACGAAATAATTGCATTGTTCTCCCATTTCAGATATTCCGAGGCAAGGATGTCACTCTTCTCTATTCCCAGTTGAAAATATTCTTCCCTGATGTGACATGTGCCAAACCCCGAAGTAGTCGCAACTCTAGCATTGGTGAGTAGCAGTTTCTTACATGATGCTTCTTGCATGCATACTGACCATTTCTGGTTCATGGGGAATCATGCATCAAATTTGACAGAACTGGAAAGCTTGAATCATGGATATGTTATTACTTTGGGTGGCTCTTTTTGGATTCATTGATATCATAACTGGAAAAATGTGATATATTGGACGATCTTACATTTAATAAGGTGTCAAAGTTTGTTCCACTTTAGTTACTGTATGTATCTAATGTATGTATCTAAACTTTATAGCAATTAATCTGGCTTTGCATTTAACCATCTTTTTATTCAAAGTAAGAAAGTTtggtgaacttttttttaaaggaggaactATTTTTCTTTGTTACACTAAATCTCAGTCTTTTGTTTATATTGGGATACTGGGATTCATAAATACAAATGTTGATTTGGTTATAGATTATAGTTGAGATGTAGAGTGTTTATTTCAATTGGATAAGTTGCTATTTGGAGTAGGCTTTTTTGGAAGTATTGGTATTTATAATGAGGAAAATATTGCATGTTGGAACTTGTGTTTTATAAAGAGAAAAGTCTGTTGAGttaaactttgatttttttaaattttatttgtgtAAAAATATCCAGACCATCCTATGGCTTTTAAATGGGATTTTGTTACAGAAGAGTTAAGATATGGATTGTTAATATATATTCATTAATGCTAATATTTTAGAGCTCTGGATGTTTTGCAGATAATCTGATTGGAAATGATGTTACTTGGCCATTGTTAAGAAACAAGTTCTGGTATAAAGAGTTTTGTATTAGTTTAAGAGGAGATAAAAAATTGTAGAGGATGGGAGATCATAATGGGAGGaactatttattttgcttttcttactttcttgcacttttatccttttttaaaaatggtattatttttattgctcttttgaaaacttttaataaaatcctGGTTTTCATCTCAAAATAAACATCCATCTATTTCCAGGCAAATGGTTGAAAGACTGAACGGCTCTAGAAGGAAGATGTCAATTTTGTGCTATAAACTATTTATGAATTTCTCCTAACTACATATTTATATTacctaagaactggacatattttttcttcctcttggttcttctaaaataaaaaaaataaagtattttgtGGGTATAGAATAAAGCAAACATACTGAGATCTTagatgcaaacaaattatattggCACTGAGTTCTGAATGGAAAACATATAATTCATCTTTTGAGGCCTATTTTGTATCCGCATCCTTTAGTTTCTAAATAGTTTTTCGGGATTTAATTCAGTGACTTTGGTGAAGTCTTGTTTGCTCAATACAAAAAACTCCCACAAACTTTTACCTGTGAAATGTTCCATTATATTTCTAAGACATACTGTACGTCTTAGAAATATAATGGAACATTTTACAGGTAAAAATTTTTCATTCACTTTTACATATAATTATAGAGTTACCATTTAGTGTTACCGTCGCATCTGTCTTCTGTAGCTTTACGTCTAGTTCCTAAGTGTCAAAGGATGTGAGTTAGGAGGATAACCCATAGAAAAGTAGGGGGTTGCTAGGCTGCTTGCACACAACATACAACtcaaattaggggactggaggctaaaacataaagaatggttgctgaaattggatatgtctagtttaatgaaaagagggactaggggagacatgatagcagtcttccaatatcttaggggttgccacaaagaagagggagtcaaactattctccaaagcaactgtggcaggacaagaagcaatgggtggaaactaatcaaggagagaagtaatttagaactgaggagaaatttcctgacagaacaactaaccagtggaacaacttacctccataagttgtgaattcaccaacacttgaagtttttaagaagagattgaacaatcatttgtctgaaattgtatagagcagcgatggcgaatcttttttgaCTTGCATGCCATAAGGGGggaagcgcaggggggtcatgcgtgggcatgccgcacccataatgcaatgtgtgacacaccccagtgcgcatgcgcgcatgacaggCGCGAGCCCCCATTttgtgcatgcttttttcaccctccccaggctccagaggctttataggagctgacagggcacaacgccttgcgtgccctgacaaatggctccgtgtgccacctgtggcacgcgtgccataggttcaccatcccgggtatagagtttcctgctttaGCACGgccttgaactagaagacctctaaggtcccttccaattctgttattctattttattctattttattctaaatgtATGGGCTCCCATTAGTGAGTCTCTTATGCATTGTAAGAAGAGCAAAGTTCCTTTTTTTGCCGATCTTCAAGCCAGCCTATTCTGCTTTGAAATATCCCATGACTACTATTTCCAGCAAAGCCCAATTTTCCCTGTACTCTTTTCTTGACTATTATACTATCCAGTGAGAGTTCGGTCTATGAACGTACAGTATATATACTACTTCAGTTGTAGAGTGTAACCTTACTTGAGGCAGATAGCGGTAGGTTGTTTGCCTTCTTCCGTGATTTAATTGAGGGAACTGCAGAGGACTGATGAAGAGTTATCCAAAGCTTTAACtacctttccattttcagaagccTTTGCTGTTTGCCGAAATTACAGTCCCCCTGAAGGTTACACGCCAAACATGTCCAATCCCTTATTGGATCATTGCTATGGTAAGAAACCTTGATGGGAAGAGGGTATTGTTGATGGTGATTTGCTGGGAAATGTGGGACAAGGATGCTGAAAGAAACGGGTGAATGGTTTAAGTAACTTATAGGAAATTGTAAGTGATGCTATTGTCTTGAGAAATAGCAGATTTTCATTCCCTACTAGGTTCTAAGTAGAAGGTGGATGTCCATCTATCTGGGATGCAATACTAATTGGTTTCCTCCATTGGAAAGAGGTTGGCCTAGATGACTTTCGCTGTATGATCCTTGATGAAATTGCTGCTGCTAGGAATTAAGGAGGAGCGTAAGCTTGgatcaggggtttccaaccttggcaactttaagacttgtggacttcaattcccagagttcctcagcaaagtgggctgaggaattctgggagttgaagtccacaagtcttaaagttgccaaggttggagaaccctgGCTTAGTAGACTGCTATCCTTTTTCTCAGGGATCTCTGAGCAGCAACTGCAGGCAGAATTTGTTTGGTACCTGCTCTTGAAATCAGTTGAAACCTCTTGAGAAACTTAGAAGtcaaggaaagggagggaaaaatcTTTGGTGAAAGAAGGAAGCATCTCAAACTGTCTTTAATGGAGGgaccagagtccttcgggattgggcggcatataaattttataaataataatgataataataataataataataataataataataataataataataattaataaaattataatGGCTCAATTTTGCTGTTTCCAACCAGCAAGAGATTAACCTGGGCAATTTTTGCTGCCCAGACCTTAATTGTAAGCCTAGAtccgtaatggcgaacctatggcattcgtgccagaggtggcacgtagCGCTGCCTCTGATGGCAGACAAGgaatcaccccagttcagctccaccgtgcatgtgtgcgagcctcccgctggccagctggtctttgagtctctgctgcacatgcatgtggggcggggtgcatgcagggggatTGCATGAATGGGTGGGGGCATGAGCAGAGGGTTGTGCGCATGTGGGGGTGGGGCGCATTTGTGTGcgcgcacattgcattttgggggttcgggcgtGTACGTACACTTTGGACACTCTGagtggaaaaggttagccatccctggccTAGATTATAATGCAGTTTAATGTAAACTCCTCAACTTTTAGGGAAAACTAGACAACCTGTGATCCATTGGGTCAttgttcagagatatttccttcccAGATTCCCCAGATTCAGAGATATTCAGAGTGTTTCTGCCTTGAAAGGAACCCATGTTAAATTGTATAGCACAGTCAAGCACAGGTGTGTATAGCACAGTGTATGTAGCACAGGAATTGACCATAGGAAACGTTTCATGACATTTTATATTACTATCATaaacatgttttataaaatttgccaaattttaatTCTGTAGGAGTCATGGGTTCTGGATTTTGAACATATTTTGTAAGTTAGCCCATTCAAGGTACCTTGGTTAAAAATTTGTTGTCCAGTGACGCACCATTTTGCCTAGTTAAAGGGTATATACATAGACAAATATGAGAAGTTAGTGTTAGTggtgagaaggaggagggaaatttgtttattgtttctttgAACAAATATCAGAACACAAACAGCCACAAAAACTACTTCTGCCCTAAAAATGAAGATTCCTAAGAAAATTTCTGCATTGCATGAAACTTAATTGTGGAAGAGAAGCACAAGTAAAACAAATCTAAGAATATTTAGGTGATGCCAATACTTAGAAGGAGGTCTTGTTGCAGGCAATAATTGTCATCTTGCTTATGACCTCTCTCCACTACAGATGTGAATTTTAATCAGCTGGAGGGTCCCAATCGGGTCATTGTCCCTTTCCTGGCTTGTGGCGATCTTAGTGCTTACGATTCTGATCGGACCTACCCGCTACAGGTAAGGCTCGGTGTCCTGCTGGTGTAGCAGGTGATCTGGAAACAAGCAAGAGATGGCTCATCCAAAATCATTTTCACATGAACCAGACTTGCTGAGTTTTGAATTTGTGAAAAATTCAAACCCAACAACTAAGCAGCAAGTTTGCCTTGTTTGAATGGATAGATACAGATCCCATTCTTTGGCCAGCTTCTGGAGTAGTATTTGCAACCCTTTTCTCCAGCAAGGGGGCCACAATTGTTGCAAAGTGTTTGAATCCAGAACTGTTGGCGAGGAATCCTGAGAGCAGGCGGAGAGAAagctgaaaatagcaatagcccttagacttatataccgcttcacagtgcttcacagccctctctaagcggtttacagagtcagcatatggcccccaacaatctgggtcctcattttacccactttggaaggatggaaggctgagtcaaccttcagccggtgagacccgaactgccaaactactggcagccggtgatcagcagaagtagcctgcagtattgcattcaaAAAGAAGAAATGTTGGGGATCTGGTGTTCCAACCAGGGTCAGGTTCCAAATAAATAAGCTAATATaagcctttctctttcttccactGGGTCAGCTGGATCCTGAGAAGGAATATACCTACGTGCCCCCGACCCAGCCGCCCATCCGTCCTGCCTACGAAGAAGCCTGCTTCTTAAAGAAACACAACCTTCTTACCAAGGAACAAGGCCCCCACTCTCAGCTGCCGGAGCAAGGGGCTTCAAATGTTCCTCTAGAGACTGAGGTCGCAGATACCCTGGAGGAACTGTCAATCTAACGTCATCACAGGGCAAGCAAGAGAAAAATGTAACCCTGTGGTGGGTTGAAAGACTACATTTTATCCTCTAAGGAGCAAAAGTGGAAAGGATGGGCTTGTCTTCAGAGTTGGAACTTTGAAGCGGGATGTTCTCAGGGAACATGGGTACTATCAAAAGCCTTTGGAGTCACACTGAAATGCAAAGGAACTCTGCTCCTCCAATGTATACGCATAATCATAGACAACCTGGCTATCAGCAGCAGACTGCCTGTAATAGAGATTGGGCTCTCGTGCAGGGCTGTTGCGTTAGTCAACCTGGCTGTTCGAGAGCAGCTTGAGAGGCTGTCTCTTTCCTCCTCATTTGCTACCTTTTTCTCCCCTATTCAAAGGGGAGAACTTGTAATGGTTGAAACTACAGTCACTTCTTCTGCATCCCTTTCTCAGTTTGCTCCACCCCAGGAGTGAAATCatcttcgctaccggttcacaaatgtgactgCATGCTCACGCGTGCCActttccgcgcatgcgcagagcatcaaaaatgggacgtgattaTGTCCAGGTTGGTGGACAGAGCCTCTCGCCgccactgctaccggttc contains:
- the FTSJ1 gene encoding putative tRNA (cytidine(32)/guanosine(34)-2'-O)-methyltransferase isoform X1, with protein sequence MGRSSKDKRDIYYRLAKEEGWRARSAFKLLQLDEEYHLFQGVSRAVDLCAAPGSWSQVLSRKLKGEDPKNADIKIVAVDLQAMAPLPGVIQIQGDITKVSTAQEIIHHFEGQPADLVVCDGAPDVTGLHDIDEYIQAQLLLAALNITTHVLKKGGTFVAKIFRGKDVTLLYSQLKIFFPDVTCAKPRSSRNSSIEAFAVCRNYSPPEGYTPNMSNPLLDHCYDVNFNQLEGPNRVIVPFLACGDLSAYDSDRTYPLQLDPEKEYTYVPPTQPPIRPAYEEACFLKKHNLLTKEQGPHSQLPEQGASNVPLETEVADTLEELSI
- the FTSJ1 gene encoding putative tRNA (cytidine(32)/guanosine(34)-2'-O)-methyltransferase isoform X2; this encodes MGRSSKDKRDIYYRLAKEEGWRARSAFKLLQLDEEYHLFQGVSRAVDLCAAPGSWSQVLSRKLKGEDPKNADIKIVAVDLQAMAPLPGVIQIQGDITKVSTAQEIIHHFEGQPADLVVCDGAPDVTGLHDIDEYIQAQLLLAIFRGKDVTLLYSQLKIFFPDVTCAKPRSSRNSSIEAFAVCRNYSPPEGYTPNMSNPLLDHCYDVNFNQLEGPNRVIVPFLACGDLSAYDSDRTYPLQLDPEKEYTYVPPTQPPIRPAYEEACFLKKHNLLTKEQGPHSQLPEQGASNVPLETEVADTLEELSI